A segment of the Brevibacterium zhoupengii genome:
CGAATTCGTCGTCGCGGTCGGCGGCTCACTCGGATTCCTCTTCGCGCTGGGCTCCTCAGGAATCGAATGGTCCATCGCCGGGGCACTTCTGGTCGGCGGAGTCATCGCCGCACCGATCGCCGCCTGGCTGGTCAAGATCCTGCCCGCCCGGGTGCTGGCGATCGCCGCCGGCGGCATCATCATCCTCACCAATGTGCGCACGATCGCCCTGGCCCTCGGAGCATCGTCGACCACGGTCACCATCACCCTCATCGCCCTCGCCGCAGTCTGGATCGCACTCATCGTGCATGCGGTTCGCCTTGAGCGCCGCACCCGTCAGACCGAATCCCTCGCCGAGGTGGGCGCCGAAGTCACCACCGGAAGCTGAGCACCGCAGACGGCCGGCTCCCCGGCTCTCCCCTGGGTGCCAGTGCGCGGGGGCGCCGGTGAGCCCGCTGTTACTATGACGGCATGCGGGTCACCACGAAATCCGACTATGCTCTGCGGGCTCTGATCGAGATCGCCAACGTCAGCGACGGCGGCCCCATCAGCGCCGATGAGCTCGGAAAGCGACAGAACATCCCCAAGGGATTTCTCCAGGCCATCCTCGCCGACCTGCGCAGGGTCGAGATCGTGGCCTCGGTCCGCGGCAATTCCGGCGGCTGGAAACTGACAAAACCCGCGAGCGCCACGACCATCGCCGATGTCATCCGCGCCGTCGACGGACCGCTGGTCTCGATCTACGGCCAGCGCCCTGAGGCAGTCGAGTACGACGATGCCGCCGATTCCCTCCAACAGGTGTGGATCGCGGCCCGCTTCGCCCTCCGCGATGTCCTCGAGCAGGTGACCATCGCAGCGCTGGCCTCGAAGACACTGCCCGCCGCGGTGACCGAGAAGGTCGCGATCGAAGACGCCTGGAACCCGCACTGAGCAGATAGCACCACTGCATCACCGTCACTGCATCCGTCGCGTCACCGCCACTGCGCGGTGACGGTTCCCACGTCAGCGACCACCTCGGCGACGGCGGCATGATGTGCGGCGATGATCGGGTCATGCCGTGAGACCTTCGCCGTCGACTCCCCCGACCGCGCACGTGACACGAGAAGGACGTCGCGGCGGCAGGCGTCCATCGGCATCGGAATGACCTCGACCGTCGGGTCCTCGGGCACCGAAGAATCAGGGATCACCGCGACCGCCAACCCGGCCGCGATCATCCGGATGATCGCCGCGTAGTCATCCATCCGCATACCAACCCGCGGCTCAAAACCGGCGGCCACACAGAACGACCGAACTACCTCGTCGATGGCATCGCCCGGGTCGATGCTGAACGCCCAGGTCTGGGACACCAAGGCCGTGAGATCGGGCATCCCGTGAGCATCGAAGGAGACCGGACCGACGGACTTCGGCACGCAGAGGAAGAGCTGCTCCGAGTACAGGTGCTTGGCCTTCAGGGTCGACGGGATCCACGTCTTGTCGATGTCGGTGGAGACGAGCAGCGCCAGGTCGAGATCACCGGATTCCAGCCTGGCGACGAGCTTCGCATGCTCATCCATGGTCACATCGAGTGCCGCAGCCGTCATATCGGCAGGTGTGGGAAGAACAGCGGCCATCTCATCAGGGGCCTGCCAGCGCGCACGCTTCTGCAGCTGGTTGTGCAGCTTAGGGATCACCCGGGCACCGACCGTGGGAACGGCCCCGATGCGAACCGGAACCGCCTGATCTTCACGCCACAGGGCCACCTCGGCGCCGAGGCGGTCGCACAGTCCCAGGATCTCCACGGCACGGGAGACGACAAGGCCGCCGACCACTGTCGGCTGCGATCCCCGCGGGCTCTTCTCGATCAAGGTCGAGCCCAGAGCCTTCTCCAGATTGCGCAGGTGATGGTTGACGGTGGGCTGGCTCCACCCCAGTGTGGTCGCCGCTGCGGCAACCGAACCGAACTCGGCGATCGCGCGCAGGGCCGAGAGTCCACGGGTATCCAGAGTTTCCATTATCCTCCGAGCACAAGCTCAATAGTGTGTATTGATCAGTTTAGGAAACTTGGTATTCTCCCGGCAAGGCTCCGTTGCCTAATCTGGATTCATGACCGTGCATCAAGACTCCCCCATGACCTCCGCCTCAGATCATTCGGCATTCCCGGGTAACGCGAAGACCTACGCGCCCTATGCCGATGCGCTGCAGGCGGCGGCCAAGCGTGACTCGCTGTTCCTGTCCACCCCCGGACATGGCGGCACCACCACGGGAATCTCCGCAGGTCAGGCCGAGTTCTTCGGCGAGCACACCCTCTCCCTGGACATCCCCCCGCTCTTCGACGGCATCGACCTCGGCGTCGACACCCCGAAGGACGAAGCCCTGCAGCTGGCGGCCGAGGCCTGGGGCGCGCGGCGCACCTGGTTCCTCACCAACGGCTCCTCGCAGGGCAACCGCATGGCAGCACTGGCGATCGGCACGCTGGGCACGGGCGTCGTCACCCAACGCAGCGCCCATTCGAGTTTCATCGACGGCATCGTGCTGGCCGGACTCAACCCCGGCTTCGTCTCCCCCAACGTCGACGAGGTCAACGGCATCGCCCACGGAGTCACCTCGGACTCGCTGCGCCATGCCATTGCCGCCCACCCTGAGAAGGTCTCTGCCGTCTACCTGGTGACCCCCAGCTACTTCGGTGCAGTCGCCGATGTCAGCGCCCTGGCCGAGGTCGCCCACGAAGCAGGCGCCGCCCTCATCATCGACGCCGCATGGGGCGCCCATTTCGGCTTCCACCCCGACCTGCCGGAGTCCCCCGTGACCCTGGGCGCCGATATCGTCATCATGAGCACCCATAAGCTCGCCGGCTCATTCACCCAGTCGGCCCTGCTCCACCTCGGCGATACCGAGTTCGCGAACAGGCTCGAACCGGCCCTGGCCCGTGCCTTCATGATGACGGCTTCGACCAGCGAGAACGCCCACCTCATGGCGTCGATCGACATTGCCCGCCGCGAACTCGTGAACTCCCACGATGCGATTGCCGATTCGCTGGACAACATCCGCCAGATCCGTGCCCGGATCGAGGGCTCCGAGCACTATCATCTGCTCTCCGGGGACTTCATGAACCATGCCGACGTCGTCGACATCGACCCCTTCCGCCTGCCCATCGACATCACCTCGACGGGACTCGACGGCCATGCCGTGCGCAAGCGCCTGACCGAGGAGTTCGACATCTTCGCCGAGATGGCGACTGGCACGACGATCGTCGCCCTCATCGGCATCGGCAAGTCTCCCGACCTCAGCCGACTCTTCGACGCACTCGACCAGATCCGTGCCGAGAACTCCGGAACAAGCGGTGCGGGCGCAGCCGAGTCTGCGACGCGAGCCTCGGGCATCCCCGCCCTGCCGAACGCCGGAGAGCTGGTCGCCCTGCCGCGCGATGCGTACTTCGCGGAGTCCGAACTCGTTCCCGCCGCCGAGGCGATCGGCCGGACCAGCGTCAGCTCCCTGGCCGCGTACCCACCGGGCATCCCGAATGTCCTCCCCGGCGAAAGGATCACTGCAGAGACCATCGAGTTCCTGCAGGCCGTCGCCGCCAGCCCATCGGGGCACGTCCGCGGCGGCGTCGATGCGACACTGAGCACGTTCCGAGTCCTCAAGAACTGACCGTTGCCCCTGATCGGATCCCTTCATCGAACCAGTGAGACTGGTTGATTGTTCAAATAGCGATACTCTATGCACAAAGCCGTCTTGTCGGCTACAGTCGCCGCTGAGGATAGATTTCACACAGAATGCTCTTCCCTTATTCTCACTGCTGGACCAGACGCAGGCTGCAATGACGAACTGCAGACTGCATGACGCTACCGATTGATTCAGGACCGGATGGACGTGCACGCACATCAGCCAGGGGAAGAACTCGCCGATTTCACGGAGAGCGAGCTTCTCTCGCTCATCGATGCCGGAACCGCCGGTGCCTATTCCGAGATCTACCGCCGCTACCGCGACGACGCCATAGCAAGAGCATCATCCCCTCTGCCCAAGGCGCAGGCCAAACAGGTTGCAGATGATGCTTTCCTCAGTGTGCTCAGGTCCCTGCTCAACAGGTCCTCCGACACAACCGAGGGCCTCCGCTCCTTAATTGACGCCGAGATCGACACGCACATCGAGAATCTGACCTCAGCCGATCTGACGTCAGCAGGGGGTTCGGACTCAGTAGCTCCAGAGGCTGCCCAGGTCTCACAGGCTCTGTCGAACCTGCCCGATAACTGGCAGCGGATCCTGTGGTTGCGCGAAGTCGAACGTCTCCCACCCGAGGCCGTGGCCGAGCAGCTGAATATCAAGGCATCGACTATCGAACGGCTGGCAGGTCGCGCCCGTCAAGGCCTACAGGATGAATGGAAGCGGGTCCGCCCGGCGAAGAGCAATGCAACCGCCGATCACCGCGCCGCGCTCATTCCTGCGCTTCTGACCTCGCCGATCGTCATTGAGCGCCTCTCTGCCACCTTGGCACAGTCAATTCCAGAATCAGCTCCTGCTGCTGCCGACGCTGCTGTTGCCGACGCTGCTGACCCTGCAACCGCAGTCCTCGAAACGTCTGCTGCCGAGGGACCTGGAATCGAGTCAGCCGCACCTGCAGACGAATCAGTCACAGAGCCGGCTCCGGCCCTATTGGGGGCCGAGGATGCAGGAGCCGAAGACGAAAGTGCAGACTCTCAAAGCGCGGACACAACCGCGGCTGCCGCGCCGAGCCTGTCCGTCGCAGCAGGTGCAGGTGCCGCAGGTGCAGGTGCCGCAGGTGCGACCTTGGCGCCCGAAGCCGACGCAACGGCAGGAACAGATTCAGTCGCGAAGGATGATCCTGAGACCAGCTCAGTCTCCGAATCAGTCGATGAGTCCGCCTCTCCCACCACCTTCGGTGCGCCACCCGCGGCAGCTCACACCTCGCGCCACACGCCTGCACCAGCTGGCTTCAGCATGCCGAAACCCGTACTGATTCCGGTAGTCGCCGCGTGCATAGGCCTCCTGGGAACACTCGTCGGTGTGGCCATAATGCCGCAGCAAGCTGAGCAGACTGGACTTCAATCCGGCAACGCAGGCACCGCGGCCTCACCTGAAGACCCCTCTTCAATGGAAGACTCCTCCTCGAAGAAGGAGGAGAAGAACAGCAACTCCCAATCTCCAGATGACACGAACTCGGACAAGCACGACCAAGAGTCGGGGTCCGAGAAATCACAGGCTTCTGAATCCGACAGGGGCGAGGATGAAAAGTCATCTCGGGACCCGGGAGACGATGACATCCAGACGGACGATAGCCCATCGGCCGAGGACAATCCCGGCGACAAGGGCGACAGCAGCGATCGCCCGTCAGCAGACGAACCAGACAAGCCGAGCCCGTCGGATTCCAACGAGCCAGACCCTGAGTCGCCTTCGGAACCGACACCGCCACCATCCGACGACCCTGAAACACCTTCAGAGTCGCCGTCGGATGAGCCGACTGAGGAGCCAAGCGAGGAACCGACCGAGGAGCCATCTGAGGAGCCAAGCGAGGAACCGTCGGATGAGCCGCCTGAGTCGCCCAGCGAGGAGCCGAGCTCCGAAAACCCCACCCCCTGATCCGACACAGAGTGGCACCTCGACCTGAGCACAGGCTCTTCATCGAAATGAGCGCTGGACGCTGGGACACTCCTCAGACTGACTGCATCTCCATTTGGGCCGACTGCGCCCCAATTTGACGCGCCTGCTGACGGGCATCGACCATTTGCACACCCAAAACCCCGCCGCTTGGGTTGCTCCTAATAACCACAGGTTCGCCTGAGGTAAATACCCCGGTCGCTTTCAGCAGTCCCACAGAATTCTTACCCGAACGACAATTCATCGTGACCTGGCTCACTAAATTTGTTGACATGGGTGTTTAATCGAGTAAAGATGTTCAGCATTGTCGAAAAACGATCACCCCGTAACTCTCGAGTTCTTGGGGTGTCAGAAAATCGAATTGCATCTGAAACGAGGAACCACTGATGTCAGAAGGCCAAGCAAACCCGATTCCAGATGGGACGAAGCTGCCCCGCAGGGAGCGGAAGGCACTCAAGAAGAAGCGCTTGGAGGCCGACCACTGCATCGTGATCGAGAAGAAATCCATTCGCACGGCAATCGGCGGCACCACCGTCGGCAACTTCATGGAATGGTTCGACTTCGGCGTCTACGGATACCTGGCCGTCACCATGACCACTGTCTTCACCGAAGGTATGGACAGGCAGATGGGTCTCCTCGTCACTCTGTTCGGCTTCGCGGTCTCCTTCCTCGTCCGCCCCCTCGGCGGCATGGTCCTCGGACCGCTGGGCGACAAGATCGGGCGCCAGAAGGTCCTCTTCTTCACCATGGCCACGATGGCCACCGCCACCGCGCTCATCGGCGTTCTGCCCACCGCGGCTCAGATCGGCTTGTGGGTGATCATTCCTCTCTACCTGCTTAAGATGATCCAGGGATTCTCGACCGGCGGCGAATACGCCGGTGCGACCACCTACGTCTCGGAGTTCGCCCCCGATAAGTCGCGTGGATTCTGGGCCTCCTGGCTCGACGTCGGCTCCTACCTCGGCTTCGCAGCCGGTGCAGGCACCGTCGCCATCACCACCGTCATCTCCACGAGCGTCGCCGGAGAGAACGCCATGATCGACGGCGGCTGGAGGATCCCGTTCCTCATCGCGATCCCCCTCGGCGCCGTCGCCATCTGGTTCCGACTGAAGATCCCCGAGACACCCAGCTTCGAAGCCAACGTGGCTGAGGGCCTCGATGTGAAGGTCAAGGACGACAAGTACGCTCGCCACGGCCTCATCGGCGTCGTCCGTCACTTCTGGAAAGAGATCCTCATCGGCATCGCCATCGTCGCCGGTTCACAGACGGTGGGCTACGCCCTCACCAGCTTCATGCCGACCTATCTCGAGGAGACAGTCAAGGTCTCGAACGTCCAAGCGGCCGTGGCGACAATTCCGGTGCTCGTCATCATGTCCCTGTGCCTGCCGCTGATCGGGCGCCTCTCCGACACGATCGGCCGCAAAAAGGTCTTCCTCATTGCCGCGGGTCTGACGATCGTGCTTATGGTCCCGGCCTTCGCCGTCATGCAGATCGGCGAGATGTGGGCCGTCATCATCGCACTGTTCATGGTCGCCCTGCCTGCCGGCTTCTACATCGCCTGCCTCGCATCGACACTGCCGGCGCTGTTCCCGACAGCGTCGCGCTACGGTGCCATGGGTCTGACCTTCAACATCGGAGTCTCCCTGTTCGGCGGCACCACGCCGCTGTTCAGCCAGGCGCTCATCGACCTCACCGGCAACTCGTACATGCCTGCGTTCTACATCATGTTCTTCTCAACCATCGCCTTCGTGGCGGTGCTCCTGATGAAGGAATCAGCGCACAGGCCGCTGCTCGGTTCGTTCCCGACAGTCGCCACACACGAGGAAGCGGTCGAGCTCGTTCGTACCCAGGATGACAATCCGGACCTCGACCCGGACACCATGCCGATCCCGGTCGTGAAGGTCTGATCCCGAGTCACAACGGGACTGACGAACAGTCCTGACCATCGCCGAGACGGTCGCTCTCGTTCCGGGGGCGACCGCTTCGTTGTGCGCTTCCAAGCGCGGTTTGCTCCCCCGCCCTCAGCGTGTGTCTAGGAGCTCTCGGCCCGCCGGAAGTAGAAGAGGTTATCGATGACCAGAGCCTGCGCCTCGGTCGACCTGCCGACTTCGATGAGCCCGACGAGGTCGACGATCTGCTGCGCCGATTCAGCGTCGACGATGGCGGCGATCGAATGGGCCGCAAAGACTCGTGACTGGTCGCGCAGCCGCAGACTGATGTCGGCCGCCCGGCGGCCCAGACCGTACTCGAGCAGATGCTCGTGGAAAAGACGATCGGCAGTCATAAATCCGACCGTGTCATCCTCGTGCGCCGCCGCCAGAGCAGCTTCGGCATGACGGCGAAGATCGCCGAGCGCGGACGCATTCGCGACCGGATCCTCGCGCGCCCGGTCGCACAGGGCTTCGACAGCAGGCCCGGCGAGCAGAGCTCTGATTCGGATGATCTCCTCCAGGTCTTCTCGCGTGACCGGCACCAGGCGGAAACCGCGGTTCGGCACGGCCTCAACAGTCCCTTCGGCGACGAGAGACATCATGGCCTCTCGGACCGGGCTCAGGGACATGCCCAGCTGCTTGGCCAGTCCCGCCGCCGAATAGATCGTATCCTCGGCAAGGTCCCCGGTCGTGATCGCATGGCGGATGACGACCAGCGCGTGCTCCCTCAACGTCGGGGCAGTCTCGGGCCGAGCCGGAATAGACGTACTGCCGCCCAATGCACGACTGCCAGAGGTCGGATGCTTCGCTGCGGGTGCTCCGGATTCGCTGGTGACCAAAATTCTCCTTCGATGACTATTGACAGCATAACCACGACGACTCACGATTGAGGGAAGTAATCGGTTATCGACTACCAATATTTCGGCCGCATCGAAATGAGGTCGTCGACACCACAGCGTGGCCGCTCCGAAGCAGCCACCGTCGTTCCTGCAACGAAGGAGGAACCCATGTCAGTAGATCCCCTGCTCCAGCCGTTCACCCTGGGCCCCGTGCAGCTCAAGAACCGCATCGTCTCCACCGCACACGAGCCGGCCTACACCGAGCTCGGCATGCCCAAGGACCGCTACCGTCTCTATCACCGGGAGAAGGCACGCGGCGGCGTGGGGCTGACGATGACGGCCGGGTCGGCCATCGTGTCCAAGGACTCTCCCGCCGCCTTCGGCAATGTCGATCTCTCCACCGACGAGGTGATTCCCTGGATGGCCGCGATCGCCGATGACTGCCATGCCGAGGGCACGGCAGTGATGATCCAGCTCACCCACCTGGGTCCGCGCAACTCGAACTTCACGGCCGACTGGCTGCCGCTGATCTCCGCCAGCCGACATCGCGAACCCACCCACCGGTCCTTCACGAAGGCCATGGAAGATTTCGACATCGAACGGGTGGTCGATGACTTCGCCGCCGCGACGGCTCGGGTCAAGGCCGCAGGCTTCGACGGTCTGGAGTTCCTCCATACCGGCCACCTCGTCGACTACTTCTTCGCCTCGCGATTCAATGAGCGCGAGGATGAGTACAACGGGGACCTGGCAGCCAGGATGCGCTTCCCGCTCCAGATCATCGATGCCATGCGCGGCGCCGCGGACGGGCTCGCCCTCGGCGTGCGTATGTCCGTCCTCGAACAGCTCGAAGACGGCATCACCGAGGAGGCCTCCATCGAGGTGCTCAAGGAGTATGCCGCCCACGGCGTCGACTTCCTCAACCTCAACGTCGGAAGCATCAGCTCCGATAAGGAACTCGCCGAGGCGATCCCGGGCATGGGCACCCCCTCGGCACCCTGGCTCGAGACCTGCCGTCGCATCCGGCAAGCCATCAACATCCCCGTCCTCCACGCCGCACGGATTGCCGATGCACCCACAGCCCGCTTCGCGATCGAGGACGGCTGCGTCGACCTCGTGGGCATGACCCGGGCACAGCTGGCCGACCCATACTTGGTGAAGAAGATCGAGGAGAAGCGCGAGGACGATATCCGCCCCTGTGTGGGCGCGAACATGTGCCTCGACAGCATCTACACCTCGGGCGCCGCAACCTGCATCCACAACCCGGCCAGCGGACGAGAGGCCGATCTGCCTCAGGAAGTCACCCGCGACGTGGAGTCAGGCCCCAAACACGTCGTCATCGTCGGAGCCGGCCCCGCAGGTCTCGAGGCCGCACGTGTGGCTGCGGTGCGCGGGCATCGGGTGACCGTACTCGAGGCCGACGAAGCGGTGGGCGGGCAGGTGCGCATCGCCGCCCGCTCGCAGCGCCGCCGGGACCTCATCGGCATCATCGACTGGCGGGCGCAGCAGTGCAAGAAGCACGGCGTCGACATCAGACTCGATACCTTCGCCGAGGAGGACGACATCCTCGCCCTGTCCCCCGACGTCGTCATCATCGCCACCGGCGGCGTCCCCGACTCCAGCTACCCCTTCCGCGAGCAGGGTCCGTCGTTCGACGTCTGGGACGTGATGAACGACTGCCTGCGCAACAAGTCCCGCGTCCTCGTCTTCGACGACCACGGCTTCTACCCGGCACTCGACGCAGTCGAGCACCTGGCTCGCAACGGTCAGGAGGTGACTTATGTCAGCCCCGAACGCACCATCGGCGTCGACGTCGGATCAATGAACTCCCCCGCCTACCTACAGGTGTTCTCCGAGTTCGGCGTCAAAATCCACCTCGGCGAGCGACTAGCAGCGAAGCCGAAGATCAACGGCAAGTTGGTCACCGCACGCCTGCGCAATGACTACTCGGGCATCGAGACCGAGCTCGAGACCGACGCTGTGGTCGTCGATTTCGGGACGACGCCCAACGACGACGTCTACTTCGCGCTCAAGTCGCACTCGAGCAACCACGGCGAGATCGACATCGACTCCTGGATACATGGGCGGCCTCAGCCCGCCCATCGAATCGACTCGAACCCGTCCACCACAGCGAGCGCTTCCTCCTCCACCACCGCCGAGGCGAGCGCGACCTTCGCGCTCTATCGGATCGGGGATTCCGTCGCCTCCCGCAATGTCCACGCCGCCGTCCTCGAAGGTCTGCGCGTGGGAATGGGGCTCTGAGCAGATGAGCGGACAAGCCACGATCACCACGATCGACTATCACACCGGAGGGGAGCCTTTCCGGATCGTCGCCGATCCCCCGGTGGAGATCCCGGGTTCCACTGTGGCAGAGAAGCGAATGAACGCGATCGGCAGCGAGGCGGTCGACGGACTGCGCCGACTGCTGGTCTTCGAGCCTCGTGGGCATGCCGATATGTACGGCGGATTCGTCACTGCCCCCGATGACGACGGTGCCGACTTCGGAGTGCTGTTCTGGCACAAGGACGGATTCTCCACTGCCTGCGGCCACGGGACGATCGCTTTGGGAACATGGGCAGTCGAATCCGGATTGGTGAGCGCTTCTGAATCGGGGGCCACCGATGTCGTCATCGACGTCCCGTCGGGCCGTGTCACCGCCACCGTCCACACCGGCCCCGACGGCGAAGTCACCTCGGTCGACTTCATCAACGTCGCTTGTCGAGTCATCGCATCCGGCATCGACATCGATATCAGCTGCGATGACGGGCCGCCGACGAGTGCGATGGGAAGAGAAGAGTCCAGCTCCGGTCGACAATCGATCAACGTCGATCTCGCATGGGGCGGCGCGATCTATGCCTGCCTCGACGCGGACCGAATCGGCCTCACCGTCGTGCCGGAGAATCTCAACGAACTCATCAGTCTCGGACGCCGGGTGAAGACGGCGTTGGCCGACCATCCGATGTCACAGCATCGCAGCGACAGCAGACTGAGCGGGGTCTATGGCACCATCATCGTCAATCGCCTCGGCCTAGGGCCAGGTGGTGAGCTCCACCAGCGGAACGTGACCATCTTCGCCGACGGTCAGGTCGACCGCTCGCCTTGCGGGTCCGGGACGGCAGCGCGAATCGGCCTTCTCCACGCCAGCGGAGAACTGGCAACCGGCCAGACGCTTCTCCACGAGTCGATCATCGGCACTCGATTCCGAGCCAGTGTCCTCGCCGAGGTGAAGGACGGCGTCATCCCGACCATCGAGGCGAGCGCGCACAAGGTTTCCACCTGCAGGTTCGTCGTCGATCCCCGCGATGAACTGGTTCCGGGCTTCGTTCTGCGCTGAATGACCCGACCGTCTCCTGTAGGAAGATCAGCAACACTGCGCGTATGAACCCCTCGGCAAGCACATCTGCCAGTAAAGTTCTTCCGGCGGAGCATTGTGAGCCGCGTCATACAAAGGTAGATTGAACATACCTTTACGCATCGATGGAGAGAGCGAACGTGGGCAAATACATCGCCAGACGCATACTTCTCATGGTGCCCATCGTCCTCGGCGTTGCCACACTCTCGTTCGTGCTCATGCAGCTCGCACCAGGCGATCCCGCTGCCGCCTACCTCGGCGACAAGGCGACTCCGGAGGCAGTTGCCCAGCTGCGACACGCTTGGGGACTCGATCAGCCCTTCCTCATCCAGTACTTTCAGTTCCTCGGCGGCCTGATCGTCGGCGATTTCGGTCCCTCGTTCATCTTCCAGACCTCCGTGCTCGAACTGCTCAAGCTGCGCATGCCCGCGACCGTCATGCTCATGCTCGTCTCGGTCGTCTTCGCCATCGCCATCTCCATCCCGATCTCGCTGTGGGTGGCCGCAACCAAGAGCCCCACCGCGGCGGTCGTCTCCCGGGTCTTCACCGCCACGGTCCAGGGAATGCCGGCATTCTTCGTCGGCACCCTCCTGATCCTGGTTCTGGGAGTGAATACGGGACTGTTCCCTGTCGGCGGATATGGGCGCAACCTCGGCGAACATCTGTATTCTCTGGTGCTGCCGGGCATCGCGGTCGCGCTCACGATCTGTCCGGTCCTCATCCGCAGCCTGACCGCGGCGCTCAACGACTCACTGTCGGCGGAATACACGAAGTTCGCCATGTCGAAGGGACTGAGCCGATCGAAGACCGTAACCAACTACGCGTTCCGCAATGCCGGAATAACGGGGATCTCGATCCTCGGCATCCAGGTCGGGCACCTCGTGGGCGGTGCCCTGATCGTCGAGAACGTGTTCGCGATCCCGGGCGCTGGTTCGCTGCTCATGCAATCGGTGCTGGCCCGTGACTACAACGTCGTCCAGGCACTGACCGTCGTCTTCGGCATCCTCGTCGTCCTCGTCTATCTGCTCACCGACATCATCTACAGCGTCGTCGATCCGCGCGTACGACTGGGAGGCTGAGCATGTCCGCCGAATCCCTCACCTCCACGACTGGGCCCCAGGCCCGGTTCACGATGCCGCTCCCAGCATTCCTGCGTCGCCACAATCTGCAGCTGTGGGTCGGTCTGGCCATCATGGGCCTCATCGTCGCCGTCCTGGCCATCGGGCCGCTGTTCGTCACCGCCGATCCCAACCGTCAGGATCTGCTCAACGCTTTCGGCCCTTCCTCGCTCGCCCACCCCATGGGCACCGATCAGTTGGGCCGTGACATCCTCTCCCGGTTCCTCAACGGCGGGCGGGTCGACCTCATGGTCGCGGTCATCGCCGTCATCGTCCCCTTCATCCTCGGCACCGTTCTGGGGTCGTTGGCCGGGTACTTCGGGAAGTGGGTCGATGTCGTCATCATGCGGCTGGCCGATATCGTTTCGGCTTTCCCCTTCTATGTCCTCGTCATCGTGCTCGTCTTCGTCATGGGCAACGGCATGGCCAGCATCTTCGTGGCGATCAGCCTCGTGTCCTGGGTCGCCTACGCCCGCATCGTCCGCGGCGAAGTCCTCGTCCTGCGCGAGGAGGAATTCATCTCCGCCTGCCGGGCCAGCGGACTCTCGACTCCGCGGATCTT
Coding sequences within it:
- a CDS encoding oxidoreductase, with amino-acid sequence MSVDPLLQPFTLGPVQLKNRIVSTAHEPAYTELGMPKDRYRLYHREKARGGVGLTMTAGSAIVSKDSPAAFGNVDLSTDEVIPWMAAIADDCHAEGTAVMIQLTHLGPRNSNFTADWLPLISASRHREPTHRSFTKAMEDFDIERVVDDFAAATARVKAAGFDGLEFLHTGHLVDYFFASRFNEREDEYNGDLAARMRFPLQIIDAMRGAADGLALGVRMSVLEQLEDGITEEASIEVLKEYAAHGVDFLNLNVGSISSDKELAEAIPGMGTPSAPWLETCRRIRQAINIPVLHAARIADAPTARFAIEDGCVDLVGMTRAQLADPYLVKKIEEKREDDIRPCVGANMCLDSIYTSGAATCIHNPASGREADLPQEVTRDVESGPKHVVIVGAGPAGLEAARVAAVRGHRVTVLEADEAVGGQVRIAARSQRRRDLIGIIDWRAQQCKKHGVDIRLDTFAEEDDILALSPDVVIIATGGVPDSSYPFREQGPSFDVWDVMNDCLRNKSRVLVFDDHGFYPALDAVEHLARNGQEVTYVSPERTIGVDVGSMNSPAYLQVFSEFGVKIHLGERLAAKPKINGKLVTARLRNDYSGIETELETDAVVVDFGTTPNDDVYFALKSHSSNHGEIDIDSWIHGRPQPAHRIDSNPSTTASASSSTTAEASATFALYRIGDSVASRNVHAAVLEGLRVGMGL
- a CDS encoding proline racemase family protein; translated protein: MSTPPSSKVCAWEWGSEQMSGQATITTIDYHTGGEPFRIVADPPVEIPGSTVAEKRMNAIGSEAVDGLRRLLVFEPRGHADMYGGFVTAPDDDGADFGVLFWHKDGFSTACGHGTIALGTWAVESGLVSASESGATDVVIDVPSGRVTATVHTGPDGEVTSVDFINVACRVIASGIDIDISCDDGPPTSAMGREESSSGRQSINVDLAWGGAIYACLDADRIGLTVVPENLNELISLGRRVKTALADHPMSQHRSDSRLSGVYGTIIVNRLGLGPGGELHQRNVTIFADGQVDRSPCGSGTAARIGLLHASGELATGQTLLHESIIGTRFRASVLAEVKDGVIPTIEASAHKVSTCRFVVDPRDELVPGFVLR
- a CDS encoding ABC transporter permease, with the protein product MGKYIARRILLMVPIVLGVATLSFVLMQLAPGDPAAAYLGDKATPEAVAQLRHAWGLDQPFLIQYFQFLGGLIVGDFGPSFIFQTSVLELLKLRMPATVMLMLVSVVFAIAISIPISLWVAATKSPTAAVVSRVFTATVQGMPAFFVGTLLILVLGVNTGLFPVGGYGRNLGEHLYSLVLPGIAVALTICPVLIRSLTAALNDSLSAEYTKFAMSKGLSRSKTVTNYAFRNAGITGISILGIQVGHLVGGALIVENVFAIPGAGSLLMQSVLARDYNVVQALTVVFGILVVLVYLLTDIIYSVVDPRVRLGG
- a CDS encoding ABC transporter permease, which codes for MSAESLTSTTGPQARFTMPLPAFLRRHNLQLWVGLAIMGLIVAVLAIGPLFVTADPNRQDLLNAFGPSSLAHPMGTDQLGRDILSRFLNGGRVDLMVAVIAVIVPFILGTVLGSLAGYFGKWVDVVIMRLADIVSAFPFYVLVIVLVFVMGNGMASIFVAISLVSWVAYARIVRGEVLVLREEEFISACRASGLSTPRILARHVIPNTVSQGIIYGMSDIVLNIGVVVTLSFFGMGIVPPTADWGQMMNDGQQYMGTGNYGLILWPGFAVVLVSLALALIGDGLTNILKPKR